In Mytilus edulis chromosome 6, xbMytEdul2.2, whole genome shotgun sequence, the following proteins share a genomic window:
- the LOC139527970 gene encoding short-chain collagen C4-like has protein sequence MFQSKSIVYICIILSCVTVTCYGNTKSKRLLVDDIDIQQLANDVDTLKQTVQGQHNQIQSLLSLLSAKEAAGAIYTRWGRKDCTGNGTDLVYEGFAGGGPFAQDGAAVNYVCLPHDPDFYNGDVSMSPYGHMSTMYGAEYEDNYFGQNMFQKDVPCAVCRATKASSIMMIPGKSECPWTWKREYYGRLAAGGDDGHGIVAASEYVCVDYSPIALEGGQANEDGKLFVPVKAVCGTLRCPPYKNNAFLTCTVCSK, from the exons ATGTTCCAAAGTAAGAGTATCGTCtacatttgtataattttgtCCTGTGTCACTGTGACTTGTTATGGAAATACAAAGAGCAAAAGACTCCTAGTTGATGACATTGACATTCAACAACTGGCAAATGATGTTGACACTCTGAAGCAGACTGTTCAAGGACAGCATAACCAGATTCAATCGTTGTTGTCTTTATTATCTGCCAAAG AAGCAGCTGGTGCGATTTATACACGATGGGGGAGAAAGGACTGTACAGGAAATGGCACGGATTTAGTATATGAAG GGTTTGCTGGAGGAGGTCCATTTGCCCAGGACGGAGCAGCAGTAAATTACGTATGCCTACCACACGACCCAGACTTTTATAATGGAGACGTATCTATGAGTCCATATGGTCATATGAGTACTATGTATGGCGCAGAGTACGAAGATAATTATTTCGGTCAAAACATGTTTCAGAAGGATGTCCCATGCGCTGTATGTAGAGCTACCAAAGCATCCTCTATTATGATGATACCAGGGAAATCGGAATGCCCTTGGACATGGAAACGAGAATATTATGGAAGACTCGCTGCTGGAGGCGATGACGGGCATGGAATTGTTGCAGCTTCCGAATATGTTTGCGTTGATTACAGTCCTATCGCCTTAGAAGGTGGACAAGCCAACGAAGATGGAAAGTTATTTGTTCCTGTAAAAGCTGTTTGTGGGACACTGAGGTGTCCACCGTATAAGAATAACGCATTCTTAACCTGTACTGTTTGTTCAAAATAA